From Entelurus aequoreus isolate RoL-2023_Sb linkage group LG22, RoL_Eaeq_v1.1, whole genome shotgun sequence, one genomic window encodes:
- the ten1 gene encoding CST complex subunit TEN1 isoform X1, with protein MRRISRHVKKERSYRFLVFFWSFLGLHLKCGLTCYEQDKSTATLTAQHASKDHHVVINTSLVEPFHPIIGAQYLVVGETETAAGVDMMVRARVLNCVDGVNIPRLQKAILEQRSFFKEREGQQNAT; from the exons ATGAGAAGAATAAGCCGTCATGTGAAAAAAGAAAGATCTTACCGATTTCTCGTCTTCTTCTGGTCTTTTCTGGGCCTCCATTTAAAATGTGG ACTGACCTGCTATGAGCAAGACAAGTCCACGGCTACACTCACAGCTCAGCATGCTTCCAAAGACCACCATGTTGTCATCAATACCTCGCTTGTGGAACCCTTTCATCCCATAATTGGAGCCCAGTATTTGGTTGTGGGTGAGACAGAAACAGCTGCTG GGGTTGACATGATGGTGCGGGCTCGTGTGCTCAACTGCGTGGATGGTGTAAACATCCCTCGACTCCAGAAAGCCATCTTGGAGCAGAGAAGCTTCTTTAAAGAAAGGGAGGGCCAACAGAATGCAACTTGA
- the ten1 gene encoding CST complex subunit TEN1 isoform X2: MLPAVAAYYLPWELQCAVQEGESVRTFGRLTCYEQDKSTATLTAQHASKDHHVVINTSLVEPFHPIIGAQYLVVGETETAAGVDMMVRARVLNCVDGVNIPRLQKAILEQRSFFKEREGQQNAT, from the exons ATGCTTCCTGCTGTGGCGGCCTATTACTTGCCCTGGGAGCTGCAGTGTGCGGTGCAAGAAGGAGAGTCGGTGCGTACATTTGGCAG ACTGACCTGCTATGAGCAAGACAAGTCCACGGCTACACTCACAGCTCAGCATGCTTCCAAAGACCACCATGTTGTCATCAATACCTCGCTTGTGGAACCCTTTCATCCCATAATTGGAGCCCAGTATTTGGTTGTGGGTGAGACAGAAACAGCTGCTG GGGTTGACATGATGGTGCGGGCTCGTGTGCTCAACTGCGTGGATGGTGTAAACATCCCTCGACTCCAGAAAGCCATCTTGGAGCAGAGAAGCTTCTTTAAAGAAAGGGAGGGCCAACAGAATGCAACTTGA